From a single Coriobacteriaceae bacterium genomic region:
- a CDS encoding FHA domain-containing protein codes for MDNKVNNMPQNDKTADATCVFRVPSSDVTVPDLMANVRITAPVLSIVKGPQTGAAFELEDDVTTIGRDPANGIFLNDMTVSRSHARIIREGLGARIEDLGSLNGTWVDGAIVNGAPLHDGSSVQIGTFTLIYHESTPERIETGE; via the coding sequence ATGGACAACAAGGTTAACAATATGCCTCAGAACGATAAGACTGCGGACGCTACCTGCGTTTTCCGCGTTCCTTCGAGCGATGTCACCGTTCCCGACCTTATGGCCAACGTGCGCATCACCGCTCCGGTTCTGTCCATCGTCAAGGGTCCGCAGACCGGAGCTGCCTTTGAGCTCGAGGACGACGTGACCACCATCGGCCGCGATCCCGCGAACGGCATCTTCCTCAACGACATGACCGTCTCGCGCAGCCACGCACGCATTATTCGTGAGGGCCTGGGCGCCCGTATTGAGGATCTGGGCTCGCTCAATGGTACGTGGGTTGACGGCGCCATCGTCAACGGTGCTCCGCTGCACGACGGCTCTTCCGTTCAGATCGGTACGTTCACGCTCATCTACCACGAGAGCACGCCGGAGCGCATCGAAACCGGTGAGTAG
- a CDS encoding MerR family transcriptional regulator, with translation MAERNYLSIGQVVNLLRGAYPDLSNSKIRFLEDEGLITPHRTPKGYRQYSKEDVDRLEVILHLQKTRYMPLNVIKQRLENATDLSTLAYEVGLLSDVPLKTEPKETKQKLHPIETIPDMLGVEISFIRSLAENDLIRIIKSPQNRELVDGRDFPIIRYCSELSRFHIEPRNLRQYVSSANRESSMFEQVLVSMLGMDTSDDERDAKLERAFKKLHDLTEGVHTALLKNRVFESLNAVVEDADIDALDEEIARSESTKAKSDATSVPAVAAHDESLVQPSKVVVPSHSSSANTGK, from the coding sequence ATGGCCGAACGCAACTATCTGAGTATCGGCCAAGTCGTCAACCTTCTTCGAGGCGCATACCCCGATCTATCGAACTCAAAAATTAGATTTCTAGAAGATGAGGGGCTCATCACCCCTCATCGTACGCCTAAGGGGTATCGCCAGTACTCCAAGGAAGACGTTGATCGTCTCGAGGTCATCCTGCACCTGCAGAAGACCCGCTATATGCCGCTCAACGTCATTAAGCAGCGCTTGGAAAACGCAACGGACCTGTCCACTTTGGCTTACGAGGTGGGTCTTCTGTCCGATGTTCCGCTTAAGACGGAGCCCAAGGAGACCAAGCAAAAGCTGCATCCCATCGAGACTATTCCCGATATGCTCGGCGTCGAGATTTCGTTTATCCGCTCCCTTGCCGAGAACGATCTTATCCGCATCATCAAGAGCCCGCAGAACCGAGAGCTCGTCGATGGCCGAGATTTCCCGATTATCCGTTACTGCTCGGAGCTGTCGCGCTTCCACATTGAGCCGCGCAACCTGCGTCAGTACGTTTCGTCGGCAAATCGCGAGTCTTCGATGTTTGAGCAGGTTCTCGTGAGCATGCTCGGCATGGATACCTCCGATGACGAGCGCGACGCCAAGCTCGAGCGCGCTTTTAAGAAGCTGCACGACCTCACCGAGGGTGTTCACACCGCGCTCCTTAAGAACCGTGTCTTTGAGTCGCTCAACGCCGTAGTCGAGGACGCTGACATCGATGCCCTCGATGAGGAGATCGCGCGTTCCGAATCCACCAAGGCTAAAAGCGATGCGACAAGCGTCCCCGCGGTTGCCGCGCACGACGAGTCGCTCGTGCAGCCGTCCAAGGTCGTCGTTCCCTCGCATAGCTCGTCTGCTAACACGGGCAAATAA
- a CDS encoding DegV family protein: MSWALISDSSCNLRDWQPTAPHTTFAFAPLKIRVGEREFVDDLTLNVHELNCAVQAESSASSSACPSVGEWTELFKLADKTICMPISEGVSGSYNAAATARDMVLAEEPNRQIHLVNSRAAGGKMDLIFLLFDRYLASNPDVSFEDACAYFDSLEQNSKILFSLCNYENLAKAGRIPKAAGVIANKLNIRILGTASEAGKIELVGHTRGEKKMLTKIVDTMEAEGFTGGEVVIDHVENEAGAQALASRIVERWPGSKTIIMPCNGLDSYYAEMHGLIIGYGMDVASGR; this comes from the coding sequence ATGAGCTGGGCGCTTATCTCCGATTCGAGCTGCAATCTTCGCGATTGGCAGCCAACCGCACCTCATACCACCTTTGCATTTGCACCCCTTAAGATTCGAGTGGGGGAGCGTGAATTTGTTGACGACCTGACGCTCAACGTGCACGAGCTCAATTGTGCCGTGCAGGCAGAGTCGAGCGCTTCTTCGAGCGCCTGTCCAAGCGTAGGGGAGTGGACTGAGCTCTTTAAGCTCGCCGACAAGACGATCTGCATGCCCATCTCCGAGGGCGTCTCTGGAAGCTACAATGCTGCCGCTACGGCACGCGATATGGTACTTGCCGAAGAGCCCAACCGTCAGATTCACCTGGTCAACTCGCGGGCAGCGGGCGGCAAGATGGACCTGATCTTCTTACTGTTTGATCGTTATCTTGCAAGTAACCCGGACGTCTCCTTTGAGGACGCCTGCGCCTATTTCGATAGCTTGGAGCAGAACAGCAAGATCCTCTTTAGTTTGTGCAATTACGAAAACCTTGCAAAGGCCGGACGTATCCCTAAGGCGGCCGGCGTTATTGCCAACAAGCTCAATATCCGCATATTGGGCACGGCGAGCGAGGCGGGCAAAATTGAACTCGTTGGGCACACGCGTGGCGAAAAGAAGATGCTCACCAAGATTGTCGACACCATGGAGGCCGAGGGCTTTACTGGCGGTGAGGTCGTTATCGACCATGTTGAGAATGAGGCGGGCGCCCAGGCGCTTGCCAGCCGCATTGTGGAGCGCTGGCCAGGCTCCAAGACCATCATCATGCCCTGCAACGGCCTAGATTCTTATTACGCCGAGATGCACGGCCTCATCATCGGCTACGGCATGGACGTGGCTTCGGGCCGATAA
- a CDS encoding NlpC/P60 family protein translates to MRTANTHRNMARCAATATLACVLGLGLVAPAYADTASDLAAARTKLEQIGTQTQQIHEELSAQTQELDQTAGEITQKQQEIAEGQAKLSSYVAGEYKTGGLSLLQVLTGVDDLGDMLNRLFYYGKVSDKQAQTIQEVKDLKQQLTDKQAEQEKNVAATQKKVDELNAQQAEAQSVVNSLDSQLQAELAAEAEANAALQAGINASTAEKATVSNDTAGTTENTNNGGGTTNNGGGNTPAPAPAPAPTPQPVTPAPAPTPSAPSQSVDGGTVVSRAYSKLGYAYSWGGIGPNSFDCSGFVSYCLTGRYCRLGTTGTFMGWTRVSDPQPGDVVVNSYHTGIYIGNGQMIHASDYKTGVIISSVAAGMNNNYIFVRY, encoded by the coding sequence ATGCGCACAGCAAACACGCACAGAAACATGGCACGCTGCGCTGCTACGGCAACCCTCGCTTGTGTTTTGGGCCTGGGCCTCGTGGCTCCGGCCTACGCCGATACCGCATCCGACCTTGCCGCTGCCCGTACCAAACTCGAGCAGATTGGCACCCAAACCCAGCAAATTCATGAAGAGCTCTCCGCACAGACGCAGGAGCTTGATCAGACTGCAGGCGAGATCACGCAAAAGCAGCAAGAGATTGCCGAGGGCCAGGCAAAGCTTTCGTCCTACGTTGCCGGTGAGTACAAGACCGGCGGTCTGAGTCTCCTTCAAGTTCTGACGGGCGTCGATGATCTGGGCGATATGCTCAACCGTCTGTTCTACTACGGCAAGGTTTCCGACAAGCAGGCCCAGACCATTCAGGAGGTCAAGGACCTTAAGCAGCAGCTCACCGATAAGCAAGCCGAGCAGGAGAAGAACGTCGCCGCGACGCAGAAGAAGGTCGACGAGCTCAATGCCCAGCAGGCTGAGGCCCAGAGTGTCGTGAACTCCCTGGATTCACAGCTGCAGGCCGAGCTTGCTGCCGAGGCCGAGGCCAACGCCGCGCTTCAGGCTGGCATCAATGCCAGCACCGCCGAAAAGGCCACGGTGAGCAACGACACCGCCGGTACGACCGAGAACACCAATAATGGTGGCGGCACGACCAATAATGGTGGCGGCAATACGCCTGCGCCCGCTCCCGCTCCTGCCCCCACGCCGCAGCCCGTGACGCCCGCTCCGGCTCCGACGCCTTCCGCACCGAGCCAGTCCGTTGACGGTGGTACCGTTGTTTCGCGCGCCTACAGCAAGCTCGGTTATGCTTATTCTTGGGGCGGCATTGGACCGAACAGCTTTGACTGCTCCGGTTTTGTAAGCTACTGCCTCACCGGCCGTTATTGCCGCCTTGGCACCACGGGCACCTTTATGGGCTGGACCCGCGTGTCCGATCCCCAGCCTGGTGACGTCGTGGTTAACTCTTACCACACCGGCATCTACATTGGTAACGGCCAGATGATCCATGCTTCCGACTACAAGACGGGCGTCATCATCAGCTCCGTCGCAGCCGGTATGAACAACAACTACATCTTCGTACGCTACTAA
- a CDS encoding CDP-alcohol phosphatidyltransferase family protein: protein MGIKKKIKKELIGTSDYPSNKIFTISNFITFTRLVLTLVFLYLFVTDNNRVVAIVIYAIAASTDWMDGQIARMTKTVSWLGKVMDPICDRALLFTGVLGLVVRGELPIWVCVLIIGRDIYLGIGTLIVRHYHRRPIDVVFPGKIATALLMTGFSLMLLGFPVIDGWHLLPATFTAFPGLNGSSVPLGIFFVYGGVIFSMLTAVIYSIKGGAAIKQAIAHPEDEDTDFLNPEIED, encoded by the coding sequence GTGGGCATCAAGAAGAAGATCAAAAAGGAGCTTATCGGCACTTCCGATTACCCGTCGAATAAGATCTTTACGATCTCCAATTTCATCACCTTTACGCGCCTGGTCCTCACGCTCGTCTTCCTGTACCTGTTTGTGACGGACAACAACCGTGTCGTTGCCATTGTCATCTATGCCATCGCGGCTTCCACCGACTGGATGGACGGTCAGATTGCCCGCATGACCAAAACGGTCTCGTGGCTCGGCAAGGTTATGGATCCCATCTGCGACCGCGCGCTGCTGTTTACCGGCGTGCTGGGCCTGGTGGTCCGCGGCGAGCTTCCCATCTGGGTCTGCGTGCTCATCATCGGTCGCGATATCTACCTGGGCATCGGCACGCTCATCGTGCGCCACTACCACCGGCGCCCCATCGACGTCGTCTTTCCCGGCAAGATTGCCACGGCACTGCTCATGACCGGCTTCTCGCTCATGCTGCTTGGGTTCCCCGTCATCGACGGCTGGCATCTGCTGCCCGCCACGTTCACGGCATTCCCAGGCCTCAACGGCAGCTCGGTGCCCCTCGGCATCTTCTTTGTATACGGCGGCGTCATCTTCTCCATGCTCACCGCTGTCATCTATTCCATTAAGGGAGGGGCGGCCATTAAACAGGCCATCGCGCATCCCGAGGACGAGGACACCGACTTTCTCAACCCCGAAATCGAAGACTGA
- a CDS encoding adenine phosphoribosyltransferase → MYDFESHIVDIPDYPEPGVVFKDITPLFGNPEALKAMVDALAEHFADMGITKVVGPEARGFMVGVPVAVALGAGFVPARKPGKLPRKTVSESYELEYGTDSIEIHADAISSKDTVLILDDLVATGGTVEATGKLVRDMGAKLVGYGCILELAFLNPRKKLTPSNEDVELFSLVTVD, encoded by the coding sequence ATTTACGACTTCGAATCTCATATCGTCGATATCCCCGACTATCCCGAGCCCGGAGTCGTCTTTAAGGACATCACGCCGCTCTTTGGAAATCCCGAGGCCCTGAAGGCCATGGTGGATGCCTTGGCCGAGCATTTTGCCGACATGGGCATTACCAAGGTCGTAGGACCCGAGGCCCGCGGTTTTATGGTGGGCGTGCCCGTGGCCGTCGCCCTGGGTGCCGGCTTTGTTCCCGCACGTAAGCCGGGCAAACTGCCGCGCAAGACGGTAAGCGAGAGCTACGAACTCGAGTATGGAACGGATTCTATCGAAATCCACGCCGATGCCATCAGCTCTAAAGATACCGTGTTGATTCTGGACGACTTGGTCGCGACGGGCGGAACCGTCGAGGCAACAGGTAAACTGGTGCGAGATATGGGCGCAAAGCTTGTGGGTTACGGTTGTATCCTTGAGCTTGCGTTTCTCAACCCGCGCAAGAAGCTCACGCCTTCTAACGAGGACGTTGAGCTCTTTAGCCTGGTAACGGTGGACTAG